A window from Sus scrofa isolate TJ Tabasco breed Duroc chromosome 2, Sscrofa11.1, whole genome shotgun sequence encodes these proteins:
- the RAB11B gene encoding ras-related protein Rab-11B, with amino-acid sequence MGTRDDEYDYLFKVVLIGDSGVGKSNLLSRFTRNEFNLESKSTIGVEFATRSIQVDGKTIKAQIWDTAGQERYRAITSAYYRGAVGALLVYDIAKHLTYENVERWLKELRDHADSNIVIMLVGNKSDLRHLRAVPTDEARAFAEKNNLSFIETSALDSTNVEEAFKNILTEIYRIVSQKQIADRAAHDESPGNNVVDISVPPTTDGQKPNKLQCCQNL; translated from the exons ATGGGGACCCGGGACGACGAGTACGACTACCTATTCAAAG tGGTGCTCATCGGGGATTCGGGAGTGGGGAAGAGCAACCTGCTGTCCCGCTTCACCCGCAACGAGTTCAACCTGGAGAGCAAGAGCACCATCGGCGTGGAGTTTGCCACCCGCAGCATCCAGGTGGACGGCAAGACCATCAAGGCACAGATCTGGGACACCGCCGGCCAGGAGCGCTACCGGGCCATCACCTCTGC ATActaccgtggtgcagtgggtgcgCTGCTGGTGTATGATATTGCCAAGCACCTGACATACGAGAACGTGGAGCGCTGGCTGAAGGAGCTGCGGGACCACGCCGACAGCAACATTGTCATCATGCTGGTGGGCAACAAGAGCGACTTGCGCCACCTGCGGGCCGTGCCCACGGACGAGGCCCGCGCCTTTGCAG AAAAGAATAACTTGTCCTTCATTGAGACCTCAGCCTTGGATTCCACCAACGTAGAGGAAGCTTTCAAGAATATCCTCACAG AGATCTACCGCATCGTGTCACAGAAGCAGATTGCAGACCGTGCAGCACACGACGAGTCCCCCGGAAACAACGTGGTGGACATCAGCGTGCCGCCCACCACCGACGGACAGAAACCCAACAAGCTGCAGTGCTGCCAGAACCTGTGA